Proteins from one Paenibacillus amylolyticus genomic window:
- the nikB gene encoding nickel ABC transporter permease, whose amino-acid sequence MSRYIVKRLLQLVVVLFGITFLTFLLTYLSPGDPARLMLMSTGVTPSDELVRQVRSELGLDEPFLYRYGTWLGHVVTGDFGTSYKYNRPVLDVLMARLPATLWLTGSAMFLVILVSFPLGMLSAVYRNQWLDHVIRLFSYAGLSMPSFWLGMLLMLVFGVQLRLLPVMGDSGWYSLILPACTLAIPLVAQYSRQIRAVLLEETSQNYVIGARSRGVKESIIIFRHILPNALLPIVTLMGMTTGALLGGAAIVESLFVWPGVGQMAVDAIFTRDYPLIQGYVIWMAIIYVTLNLIVDVWTHLRDPRIRLDVDV is encoded by the coding sequence TTGAGCAGATATATCGTTAAACGATTATTACAACTGGTAGTCGTGTTGTTCGGCATCACGTTCCTGACGTTCCTGCTAACCTACCTGTCTCCGGGAGATCCAGCCAGACTTATGCTTATGTCCACAGGGGTAACGCCATCCGATGAGCTGGTCAGGCAGGTGAGGTCGGAACTCGGATTGGACGAGCCCTTTCTCTACCGATATGGGACGTGGCTGGGTCATGTGGTGACTGGAGACTTCGGTACATCATATAAATACAATCGTCCAGTACTGGACGTGCTGATGGCACGGCTCCCGGCAACGCTTTGGCTAACAGGAAGCGCCATGTTTCTGGTTATCCTGGTTTCCTTTCCATTGGGGATGCTGTCGGCTGTCTATCGTAACCAATGGCTGGATCACGTCATTCGTCTGTTCTCTTATGCCGGATTATCCATGCCAAGCTTCTGGTTGGGGATGCTGCTCATGCTGGTCTTCGGTGTGCAACTGAGGTTGCTGCCGGTGATGGGCGATTCCGGATGGTACAGCCTGATTCTGCCTGCATGTACACTCGCGATTCCACTTGTTGCCCAGTACAGCAGACAGATTCGTGCGGTCCTGCTGGAGGAGACAAGCCAGAACTATGTGATTGGAGCAAGATCCAGAGGTGTGAAGGAGTCGATCATTATTTTCCGTCATATTCTCCCCAATGCCCTGCTGCCGATCGTTACCCTTATGGGTATGACCACCGGTGCATTGCTGGGCGGTGCAGCAATTGTGGAAAGTTTATTTGTGTGGCCGGGTGTTGGACAGATGGCTGTAGATGCGATTTTCACAAGGGATTATCCGCTGATTCAGGGCTATGTCATCTGGATGGCGATCATATATGTCACCCTGAACCTGATCGTGGATGTATGGACTCATCTTCGTGATCCCCGGATCCGACTGGATGTGGATGTATAG
- a CDS encoding AraC family transcriptional regulator has protein sequence MSRKVEMNVVPVGWTQMELVLLFFGWEACDPAHYWGPGVRDSYIVHYIHEGRGTVYMEGQEYHLTQGQGFVILPDTVIHYEADSQDPWTYSWFGFKGVQAKAFLQRAQLNAEYPVFNAHDPDIMAHLYDDMVQATTRLRPGGDVLYQSLLYRLIAELISSSPELEQESQLLSGKEAYIRQAVQFMETRYSQRTSILDIARAVGLDRTYLSGLFKERYGKSLQSFFLEYRMNRAAELLRNPALSVSEVAHSVGYTDPLLFSKMFKRVTGVSPKGSRMRD, from the coding sequence ATGAGCCGAAAAGTGGAGATGAATGTTGTTCCTGTTGGATGGACACAGATGGAGCTGGTCCTGTTGTTTTTTGGCTGGGAGGCGTGTGATCCTGCGCATTATTGGGGGCCTGGCGTACGGGATTCCTACATTGTGCATTACATTCATGAAGGCCGGGGCACCGTGTATATGGAAGGTCAGGAATATCACCTGACTCAGGGGCAAGGGTTCGTGATTTTACCGGACACGGTTATTCATTATGAAGCTGATTCGCAGGACCCCTGGACCTATTCATGGTTTGGTTTCAAAGGTGTTCAGGCAAAGGCTTTTCTGCAGCGTGCACAATTAAACGCAGAGTACCCGGTATTTAATGCCCATGATCCAGACATAATGGCCCACTTATATGACGATATGGTACAGGCTACAACGCGCTTGCGTCCGGGAGGCGATGTACTCTATCAAAGCCTGCTGTACCGTTTAATCGCTGAATTGATCTCATCCTCGCCTGAACTGGAACAAGAGAGCCAGCTCCTCTCTGGCAAAGAGGCGTACATTCGGCAGGCGGTTCAGTTTATGGAGACTCGTTACAGTCAGCGGACATCCATTCTGGACATTGCCCGGGCTGTGGGGCTGGATCGAACGTATCTGTCTGGACTGTTCAAGGAGCGATATGGTAAGTCGCTGCAATCCTTTTTTCTGGAATATCGCATGAACCGGGCTGCAGAATTGCTTCGTAATCCCGCTCTTTCCGTGAGCGAAGTAGCCCATTCCGTAGGCTACACGGATCCGCTGTTATTTTCCAAGATGTTCAAACGGGTAACGGGTGTGTCACCAAAGGGTTCGCGAATGCGAGATTAG
- a CDS encoding alpha-glucosidase/alpha-galactosidase, translating into MNKITFLGAGSTVFVKNVLGDVMMTEALQDFELALFDIDAERLSDSERLLTSLARSLGSRCVVNVYHDRKEALRGAKYVINAIQVGGYDPCTITDFEIPKKYGLRQTIADTLGIGGIFRNLRTIPVMLDFARDMQEVCPDAWFLNYTNPMAVLTNVMNVHGGIKTVGLCHSVQVCVPHLFDALGIDQTGVVAKIAGINHMAWLLEVTKDGQDLYPEIKRLAKEKQKEQHDDMVRYELMQRFGYYVTESSEHNAEYHPYFIKRNYPELIERFNIPLDEYPRRCVNQIEGWKEMRTKLFASENIEHTRSREYASHIIEAMETNNPYKIGGNVMNNGLITNLPREACVEVPCLVDGSGISPTYIGDLPPQLAALNRTNINTQLLTIEAAITGKKEHIYHAAMLDPHTAAELSIDDIVAMCDELIEAHGDWLPKYTS; encoded by the coding sequence ATGAACAAAATCACGTTTCTCGGTGCGGGAAGCACCGTCTTTGTCAAAAATGTATTGGGTGATGTCATGATGACCGAAGCACTGCAGGATTTTGAATTGGCATTGTTTGATATCGATGCTGAACGTTTGAGCGATTCCGAGCGTTTGCTGACCAGTCTGGCCCGTTCACTCGGAAGTCGTTGCGTCGTGAACGTATATCATGACCGTAAGGAAGCGCTGCGCGGAGCCAAATATGTCATCAACGCCATTCAAGTCGGAGGATATGATCCATGTACCATTACGGACTTCGAAATTCCGAAGAAATACGGACTGCGTCAAACGATTGCAGACACACTCGGAATAGGCGGAATTTTCCGTAACTTGCGGACGATTCCGGTCATGCTGGATTTTGCCCGGGATATGCAGGAAGTCTGTCCGGATGCCTGGTTCCTGAATTACACCAACCCGATGGCTGTGCTTACGAACGTCATGAATGTGCATGGCGGGATCAAAACCGTAGGTTTGTGTCATAGTGTGCAGGTATGTGTTCCCCATCTGTTTGATGCACTGGGGATCGATCAGACAGGTGTTGTCGCTAAAATTGCAGGCATCAACCACATGGCGTGGTTGCTTGAAGTTACCAAAGACGGACAGGATCTGTACCCCGAGATTAAACGTCTGGCGAAGGAAAAACAGAAAGAACAGCATGACGACATGGTTCGTTATGAACTGATGCAGCGCTTTGGCTATTATGTAACGGAATCCTCCGAACACAATGCCGAGTACCACCCTTATTTCATCAAGCGGAATTACCCGGAGCTGATTGAACGCTTCAACATTCCACTGGATGAGTACCCACGTCGCTGCGTGAACCAGATTGAAGGCTGGAAAGAAATGCGTACCAAGCTGTTTGCCAGCGAAAATATAGAACATACACGCAGCCGTGAATACGCATCGCATATTATCGAAGCGATGGAGACGAATAACCCGTACAAGATTGGCGGCAACGTCATGAACAACGGACTGATTACGAACCTCCCGCGTGAGGCATGTGTCGAGGTACCTTGTCTGGTCGATGGATCAGGAATCAGCCCTACCTACATTGGGGATCTGCCTCCACAACTCGCGGCTTTGAATAGGACAAATATCAACACTCAATTGTTGACCATTGAAGCAGCCATCACTGGCAAAAAAGAGCATATCTATCACGCCGCCATGCTTGATCCACACACGGCTGCCGAACTGTCTATTGACGACATCGTAGCGATGTGTGATGAGTTGATTGAAGCTCACGGCGACTGGTTGCCGAAATATACCTCATAA
- a CDS encoding response regulator — translation MNAPLGARILVIDDEPQIRKLLKVTLQAHQFELHECGEGEEGVIQASIVHPDLIILDLGLPGMSGMEVLRRIREWSQVPIIVLTAKDQEGDKIAALDGGADDYVTKPFGMGELVARIRVALRHVAKTTDEPILRFGSLTIDLAQRQVELEGTLVKLTPTEYEMLKVLASNAGKIITQRQLLQQVWGGHHHESDSHYLRVYVGHLRKKLNEDPTNPRYIQTEPGIGYRFLLPAE, via the coding sequence ATGAACGCACCACTAGGGGCTCGTATACTGGTGATCGATGATGAGCCGCAGATTCGCAAATTGCTCAAGGTCACTCTTCAGGCACATCAATTCGAACTCCACGAGTGTGGAGAGGGTGAAGAGGGTGTTATTCAGGCGAGTATTGTACATCCGGATCTGATCATCCTTGATCTGGGTTTGCCAGGCATGTCGGGTATGGAGGTACTTCGCCGCATTCGCGAATGGTCACAAGTGCCCATTATCGTGCTGACAGCGAAGGATCAGGAGGGAGATAAAATCGCTGCGTTGGATGGTGGTGCAGATGATTATGTGACCAAACCATTCGGGATGGGTGAGTTGGTCGCCCGTATTCGGGTGGCGCTGCGTCATGTAGCCAAAACGACGGATGAGCCGATACTGCGCTTCGGATCACTCACAATTGATCTGGCCCAAAGGCAAGTCGAACTGGAGGGGACTTTGGTCAAATTAACCCCAACGGAATATGAGATGCTGAAGGTGCTCGCCTCGAATGCGGGGAAGATCATCACCCAGCGTCAGCTTTTGCAGCAAGTATGGGGAGGGCATCATCATGAGTCCGACAGCCATTATCTTCGGGTATATGTGGGACATCTGCGCAAGAAATTAAATGAAGATCCAACCAATCCGCGATATATTCAGACGGAGCCTGGTATTGGTTATCGCTTTTTGCTCCCTGCCGAGTAA
- a CDS encoding ATP-binding protein, whose translation MTIWVADQGIGIPAAERTRIFDKFYRSESTRHVTGTGLGLAICKGIVEVHGGTIVAEPNPGGGREYK comes from the coding sequence TTGACGATCTGGGTCGCTGATCAAGGCATTGGTATTCCCGCAGCGGAAAGGACACGTATATTTGATAAGTTCTATCGCTCAGAGTCGACTCGGCATGTCACAGGAACGGGGCTTGGTCTGGCGATCTGCAAGGGCATTGTGGAAGTCCACGGAGGTACCATTGTGGCAGAGCCGAATCCGGGCGGGGGACGAGAATACAAATAG
- a CDS encoding histidine kinase dimerization/phospho-acceptor domain-containing protein, producing the protein MLAVSMEAVEVHEQQEQLLLLEACGGLAAGAIARVKLAEEARLAQITAESERIRTALLDSVSHELRTPLTAIIGSATGLLENDTLLHPRIGEN; encoded by the coding sequence GTGCTCGCCGTGAGTATGGAAGCTGTTGAGGTTCATGAGCAGCAAGAACAGCTTCTTTTGTTGGAGGCATGCGGTGGGCTGGCCGCAGGTGCCATTGCTCGAGTGAAGCTGGCGGAAGAGGCGCGATTGGCGCAGATCACTGCTGAATCAGAGCGTATACGCACAGCGCTGCTGGACTCAGTCTCCCATGAATTACGAACGCCCCTAACTGCCATTATCGGCTCGGCTACGGGATTGTTGGAGAATGATACTCTTTTACACCCGAGGATCGGAGAGAATTGA
- a CDS encoding DUF4118 domain-containing protein, producing MTLLTLLLHAIGLSGDLVNVALVYLFPVLVSAVYWGMGPAVYAASFSVIMFDFFLYRHI from the coding sequence GTGACACTGCTAACCTTGCTTCTTCATGCCATCGGCTTGAGTGGTGATCTGGTTAATGTAGCGCTTGTATACCTGTTTCCCGTTCTGGTGAGTGCTGTGTATTGGGGAATGGGGCCCGCTGTATATGCCGCGAGTTTTAGCGTTATTATGTTTGACTTCTTTTTGTACCGCCATATCTGA
- the kdpC gene encoding potassium-transporting ATPase subunit KdpC produces MNMFLPAVRLSVVLMLICGLIYPLVTTGVAQLLFPSQANGSLITQNGKIIGSSLLAQEIQSPGLFQPRASNAGYDPTASAGSNRAVASEEYISEMKEKMAQLRQANPGLKQIPADLVTGSGSGLDPDLSPEAAEAQIPRISEATGLSEQRLVQLVNEHTEGRQMGIFGEPRVNVTALNLALTAELN; encoded by the coding sequence ATGAACATGTTCTTACCGGCCGTACGGCTATCCGTCGTGCTGATGTTGATCTGCGGTCTAATCTACCCGCTTGTAACAACTGGCGTAGCCCAACTTCTCTTTCCCTCGCAGGCGAATGGCAGTCTGATTACGCAAAATGGGAAAATTATCGGCTCGTCCCTGTTGGCGCAGGAAATCCAATCGCCGGGGCTGTTCCAGCCCCGGGCATCCAATGCCGGTTATGACCCAACGGCTTCAGCCGGTTCGAATCGCGCTGTGGCATCGGAGGAGTACATCAGCGAGATGAAGGAAAAGATGGCTCAGCTCCGGCAGGCAAACCCGGGATTGAAGCAGATCCCTGCCGATCTCGTGACGGGTTCAGGCTCTGGACTTGACCCGGATCTCTCTCCCGAAGCCGCTGAGGCGCAGATCCCACGCATTAGTGAAGCTACGGGGCTTAGCGAACAGCGGCTTGTGCAACTTGTAAATGAGCATACGGAAGGTCGTCAGATGGGTATATTCGGGGAACCGCGTGTGAATGTAACGGCTCTTAATCTGGCGCTGACAGCCGAACTGAACTAA
- the kdpB gene encoding potassium-transporting ATPase subunit KdpB, which translates to MILQASLDAFKKLNPVVMIKNPVMFIVEVGTFITLLLCINPDLFTASEAGRGYNITVFFILLFTLLFANFAEALAEGRGKAQADTLRKTKSDTMANLVQKDGTIRQVSSTQLKKGDMVRVEVGELIPTDGEIMEGLASIDESAITGESAPVIKEAGGDFSSVTGGTRVVSDYIVMRVQTDPGESFLDRMISLVEGAQRQKTPNEIALTTLLAVLTLIFLIVILTMVPMANYLGIRLDLATLIALLVCLIPTTIGGLLSAIGIAGMDRVTQFNVLAMSGKAVEAAGDIDTLILDKTGTITYGNRMASEFIPVQGTNSSEMTQAALQASVRDETPEGRSVVELAGKQGQRWAESEYANADNVEFTAETRMSGLNLSNGMKIRKGAVDAIKRYIASEGGRIPGDLDEIANRIAKAGGTPLAVAIDERIYGVIYLKDTVKPGLKEKFAEMRAMGIKTIMCTGDNPLTAATIALEAGVDDFIAEAKPEDKIAAIKKEQQEGKLVAMTGDGTNDAPALAQADVGLAMNSGTMAAKEAANMIDLDSDPTKLLSVVSIGKQLLITRGALTTFSISNDIAKYFAIIPAMFILAMPQLQALNIMNLASPQSAILSALIFNAIIIPLLIPIAMKGVKYRAMSAERLLGRNVLIYGVGGVIVPFIGIKLIDMVLSGIL; encoded by the coding sequence ATGATACTTCAGGCTTCACTGGATGCGTTCAAGAAACTCAATCCGGTGGTCATGATCAAAAACCCGGTCATGTTTATTGTGGAGGTTGGCACGTTCATTACGCTCTTATTGTGCATCAATCCAGATCTCTTCACCGCATCCGAAGCGGGGCGCGGGTACAACATCACCGTATTTTTCATATTGCTGTTCACGCTGCTGTTCGCTAACTTCGCGGAGGCACTTGCTGAAGGTAGAGGCAAGGCGCAGGCGGATACGTTACGCAAGACGAAGTCGGACACCATGGCCAATCTGGTGCAGAAGGATGGAACCATCCGGCAAGTGTCTTCGACCCAGTTGAAAAAAGGCGATATGGTCCGCGTGGAAGTCGGTGAACTGATTCCGACGGACGGTGAGATTATGGAGGGCTTGGCTTCCATTGATGAATCAGCCATTACGGGAGAATCTGCCCCGGTCATCAAAGAAGCAGGAGGCGATTTTTCCTCCGTTACCGGAGGTACCCGGGTTGTATCGGATTACATTGTTATGCGTGTACAGACCGATCCGGGGGAGTCATTTCTTGACCGGATGATCTCCCTGGTCGAGGGTGCTCAGCGTCAGAAAACACCCAATGAAATCGCGCTGACAACCCTGCTCGCCGTATTAACTCTGATCTTCCTGATCGTCATTTTGACGATGGTTCCGATGGCGAATTACCTGGGTATTCGACTGGATCTGGCGACTCTGATCGCATTGCTCGTCTGCTTGATCCCAACCACAATTGGTGGGTTGCTATCCGCCATTGGTATTGCCGGGATGGACCGTGTTACGCAGTTCAATGTACTCGCTATGTCAGGTAAAGCGGTGGAAGCAGCTGGAGATATCGATACGTTGATTCTGGACAAAACAGGAACGATCACATACGGAAACCGCATGGCATCTGAGTTTATTCCCGTTCAGGGCACGAATTCGTCAGAGATGACGCAAGCTGCTTTACAGGCTTCTGTGCGAGACGAGACACCGGAAGGGCGTTCAGTTGTAGAACTGGCAGGCAAACAAGGTCAGCGCTGGGCTGAGTCGGAGTATGCGAATGCGGACAATGTAGAATTCACGGCAGAGACCCGGATGTCCGGTCTGAATCTGAGTAACGGAATGAAGATCCGCAAAGGTGCCGTGGATGCCATCAAAAGATATATTGCTTCCGAAGGAGGTCGCATCCCGGGTGATCTGGATGAGATTGCTAATCGTATTGCGAAGGCCGGAGGTACACCCCTTGCGGTAGCCATCGATGAACGAATCTACGGTGTGATCTATCTGAAAGACACTGTGAAGCCAGGGCTGAAAGAAAAGTTCGCTGAGATGCGCGCCATGGGCATCAAGACCATTATGTGTACAGGCGACAATCCGCTCACCGCGGCGACCATCGCGCTGGAAGCGGGCGTGGATGATTTTATTGCCGAAGCGAAGCCCGAGGATAAGATTGCGGCGATCAAAAAAGAGCAGCAGGAGGGCAAACTCGTCGCCATGACGGGCGACGGTACGAACGATGCTCCTGCTCTGGCGCAGGCCGATGTGGGCCTGGCGATGAATTCGGGTACCATGGCGGCCAAGGAAGCGGCCAACATGATTGACTTGGACTCTGACCCGACCAAGCTATTGTCGGTCGTCTCCATCGGCAAGCAGCTGCTGATTACACGCGGCGCGCTGACCACCTTTTCGATATCCAATGATATCGCGAAATATTTTGCCATCATTCCAGCCATGTTCATTCTCGCCATGCCGCAGCTTCAAGCGTTAAATATTATGAATCTGGCTTCACCGCAGTCTGCAATCCTGTCGGCGCTGATCTTCAACGCGATTATTATTCCGCTGCTTATTCCCATCGCGATGAAAGGCGTCAAGTATCGGGCGATGTCAGCCGAGAGGCTGCTTGGCCGCAATGTGCTCATCTATGGCGTAGGTGGAGTGATTGTACCTTTTATCGGAATTAAGCTGATTGATATGGTTCTTTCGGGGATTCTTTGA
- the kdpA gene encoding potassium-transporting ATPase subunit KdpA, producing MGVVQVAVTLLIILLLVKPVGKYVVNVFNGQRTGLDRVFGGPERLLYRVMGVRENESLGWKKYLTAVLLSNVVMLILMFLVLRLQKYLPLNPDGIDNMPAAQAFNTAVSFMTNTNWQSYTGENSLSYLSQMLAVTFPMFTSAATGFAVAIAFIRGLVGRRDELGNFYVDLVRSITRIFLPLSFIVALFLVFQGVPQTLAGAVNATTLEGAQQTITRGLVASLESIKHIGTNGGGWFGTNAAHPFENPTALSNLVHIVCMMLLPTALVYAFGLMVNNRKQGWALFGAMSFLFLVMLTTVLVSEYRGVPALDAAGLQGNMEGKEVRFGIPESALFTAVTTAATTGSVNNMHESLTPLGGLVSLAQMMLNNVFGGKGVGLINGLLYVILAVFICGLMVGRTPEFLGKKIEGKEVKLASIALLIHPLIILAPTAIVLMRPEAIASISNGGMHGLTEVLYAFASGAANNGSAFAGLNANTDFYNIAIGIVMLLGRYVSMIAMLAIAGSLATKRVVPITTGTLRTHTPLFAGILVMMIVVVGALTFFPSLALGPIAEHLAMIQ from the coding sequence ATCGGTGTAGTGCAAGTAGCGGTGACGTTACTGATCATCCTGCTGCTGGTGAAACCGGTGGGAAAATATGTAGTGAACGTGTTCAATGGACAGCGAACGGGACTGGATCGGGTTTTTGGCGGACCGGAGCGACTGCTCTATCGCGTGATGGGGGTACGCGAGAATGAGTCCTTGGGGTGGAAAAAGTACCTCACGGCCGTTCTCCTCTCCAACGTCGTAATGTTGATATTGATGTTTCTGGTGCTGCGACTGCAAAAATACTTACCGCTCAACCCGGATGGGATTGACAATATGCCAGCGGCGCAGGCATTTAATACGGCCGTTTCGTTCATGACCAACACGAACTGGCAGTCGTATACGGGCGAGAACTCCCTGTCGTACCTGTCACAGATGCTGGCAGTGACATTCCCGATGTTTACGTCGGCAGCGACGGGATTCGCGGTAGCCATTGCATTTATTCGCGGGCTGGTAGGCCGCCGGGATGAACTGGGGAACTTTTACGTCGACCTTGTACGGTCGATTACACGTATTTTTTTACCGCTGAGCTTCATCGTGGCCCTGTTCCTCGTGTTCCAGGGTGTGCCTCAGACGCTCGCGGGAGCGGTGAACGCAACAACGCTTGAAGGCGCGCAGCAGACCATTACACGTGGACTGGTCGCCTCACTGGAGTCGATCAAACACATCGGCACCAACGGTGGTGGCTGGTTTGGGACCAATGCTGCACATCCATTCGAGAATCCGACGGCCTTGAGCAATCTGGTGCATATCGTCTGTATGATGCTGTTGCCAACTGCGTTAGTCTACGCCTTCGGCTTGATGGTCAATAACCGGAAGCAGGGTTGGGCCTTGTTCGGGGCGATGAGTTTTCTGTTCCTTGTGATGTTAACCACCGTATTGGTCTCCGAATATCGCGGTGTGCCCGCGCTGGATGCCGCAGGCCTTCAAGGCAACATGGAGGGGAAAGAGGTCAGGTTCGGCATACCCGAGTCGGCTTTATTTACAGCGGTCACGACAGCGGCTACTACAGGTTCAGTCAATAATATGCATGAATCGCTTACCCCGCTTGGAGGTCTGGTGTCACTCGCCCAGATGATGCTCAATAATGTATTTGGCGGCAAAGGAGTAGGGCTGATCAATGGACTATTGTACGTAATTCTGGCTGTGTTTATCTGTGGATTGATGGTGGGACGAACACCGGAGTTCCTGGGCAAAAAAATCGAGGGCAAAGAAGTGAAGCTCGCATCCATCGCCTTGCTCATTCATCCTTTGATTATTCTTGCGCCAACGGCAATCGTGCTTATGCGGCCTGAAGCCATTGCGTCCATCTCGAACGGGGGCATGCATGGCCTGACCGAGGTTCTTTATGCTTTTGCCTCGGGTGCAGCCAATAATGGGTCGGCCTTTGCCGGACTGAATGCCAATACAGACTTTTACAACATTGCGATTGGTATCGTTATGCTGCTGGGAAGGTACGTTTCGATGATTGCCATGCTGGCCATTGCGGGTTCGCTTGCTACCAAACGGGTTGTACCGATAACCACGGGCACATTGCGGACACACACACCTCTATTTGCGGGCATTCTGGTAATGATGATCGTTGTTGTCGGCGCACTTACGTTCTTCCCGTCGCTTGCTCTTGGACCGATTGCAGAGCATCTGGCGATGATCCAATGA
- the ytxJ gene encoding bacillithiol system redox-active protein YtxJ, giving the protein MDIHIQEGKICMEKKVNHQAVWLAIGLAMGVSIGTATQQLGLGIAFGLALGIVIGSVVSKRAGSDSEDMLSEHVQELHKRDDWKEAIHRSQDHPMLILKHSTTCPVSARAYREFMAFVGTNASDPKQPMDYRIVKVIENRSLSRHIAEETEVHHESPQILLLDQGQVVKHASHGKITKKRLLQWAQESVG; this is encoded by the coding sequence TTGGATATACATATTCAAGAAGGGAAGATCTGTATGGAGAAAAAGGTGAATCATCAAGCCGTATGGCTGGCTATCGGTCTTGCCATGGGAGTTAGTATTGGTACGGCTACGCAGCAGCTTGGACTCGGGATTGCTTTTGGCTTGGCACTCGGCATTGTCATTGGTTCGGTGGTTAGCAAACGCGCGGGGTCAGACTCGGAGGATATGCTCAGTGAGCATGTCCAGGAATTGCACAAACGTGATGATTGGAAAGAGGCAATTCATCGCTCGCAGGACCATCCGATGCTTATCTTGAAACACAGCACAACGTGTCCGGTCAGCGCGCGAGCGTACAGAGAATTTATGGCGTTTGTGGGCACCAATGCATCAGATCCCAAACAACCGATGGATTACCGCATCGTCAAAGTGATTGAAAATCGCTCCTTATCCCGTCATATTGCAGAAGAGACAGAGGTTCACCATGAGTCACCCCAGATACTTCTGCTCGATCAGGGACAAGTCGTCAAACATGCTTCCCACGGCAAAATCACGAAAAAGAGATTATTGCAGTGGGCTCAGGAATCCGTTGGATGA
- a CDS encoding VOC family protein, with amino-acid sequence MSISLNVYLVTDGNGREAVDFYQKAFGAEVLALQTFGDGPSDPNHPIPSEAKDRIMHASLQIGSSVLMLSDTFPGMPHTVGNHVTVTVNTDTADEAKAIFNQLQDGGEVKMPIQETFWSPAYGSVVDKFGVQFQISAMPGQA; translated from the coding sequence ATGTCGATCAGCTTGAATGTGTATCTGGTAACAGACGGTAATGGACGCGAAGCGGTAGATTTTTATCAAAAGGCATTTGGAGCGGAAGTGCTCGCACTTCAAACATTTGGTGACGGTCCATCTGACCCTAATCATCCGATCCCGTCCGAAGCGAAAGACCGTATAATGCATGCTTCGTTGCAGATTGGGAGCTCGGTATTAATGTTGTCAGACACGTTTCCAGGAATGCCGCACACTGTAGGTAATCATGTCACGGTTACGGTGAACACGGATACGGCGGATGAAGCCAAAGCGATCTTCAACCAACTGCAAGATGGCGGCGAAGTGAAAATGCCGATACAAGAGACGTTCTGGAGTCCAGCCTATGGTTCGGTTGTCGACAAGTTCGGCGTACAATTTCAGATCAGTGCTATGCCTGGACAAGCTTAA